A part of Salvelinus alpinus chromosome 23, SLU_Salpinus.1, whole genome shotgun sequence genomic DNA contains:
- the LOC139550788 gene encoding kinesin-like protein KIF2C isoform X1, translated as MDSAMANHLVGVSVNIQRSDGRVHPANVKSVDSTKRTVMVEWFEKSVCRGKELEMNELWSLNEELFEHMKPTSIPAPPEKKFERRLRSSGVPAPSSPSTPAGPPEETVPLPRKSTRQTCLFRTLAPVSELAAKTKHDSLSSEYPPSVLKASGVPNRERKRNSQRPTAVLPPVNEALKENEAKSVSSVTSSRRRSVLPQDMSKPVNKRLSHAVKSLDMVPKKGKFEDTNRPNKQFYQMIEEFRETLEVLPLSLSDLVEAHRICVCVRKRPLNNKEVTKNDIDVVSIPGNGTLLLHEPKQKVDLTKYLDNQVFHFDYSFDESSTNDLVYRFTAKPLVQTIFDGGMATCFAYGQTGSGKTHTMGGDFSGKSQNSAKGIYAMAAQDVFSLLKQRRYSSLDLCPYVTFFEIYNSKVFDLLNKKAKLRVLEDEKQQVQVVGLQEMYISCAEDVIKMIEMGSACRTSGQTSANANSSRSHAVLQVILRRRNQVHGKFSLVDLAGNERGIDVRSSDRQTLVETAEINRSLLALKECIRSLGMDSHHIPFRMSKLTQVLRDSFIGENSRTCMIAMVSPGMSSCDSTVNTLRYADRVKELNGTLKMNDADLPKKIDEMEVEDSSSSEEDSIVPMTDVYEAISQVSELEERVHEELTGASNIIKLMEMPSYDIEAGATDIVDYARKLLDTVLALQSAIDGERLARMSPKSGYC; from the exons ATGGATTCAGCTATGGCGAACCATCTTGTTGGGGTTTCAGTCAACATCCAAAGAAGCGATG GGCGAGTGCATCCTGCAAATGTCAAATCTGTGGATTCCACAAAGCGTACTGTAATGGTTGAATGGTTTGAGAAATCTGTATGCAGGGGAAAAGAG cttgaaatgaatgAATTATGGTCCCTGAACGAAGAGCTTTTTGAGCACATGAAACCAACTAGTATACCTGCGCCTCCAGAGAAG AAATTTGAACGCCGTCTTCGTTCATCCGGGGTCCCTGCTCCTTCCAGTC CTTCTACTCCAGCGGGTCCTCCTGAGGAGACAG TTCCACTTCCAAGAAAGTCTACACGGCAGACATGCTTGTTCCGGACCCTTGCTCCTGTCTCTGAGCTTGCTGCTAAGACTAAGCATGACTCCCTGTCTTCAGAGTATCCACCCTCTGTCCTCAAAGCTTCAG GTGTGCCCAACCGAGAGAGGAAAAGGAACAGTCAGAGACCGACTGCTGTCCTGCCCCCAGTCAACGAGGCCCTGAAGGAGAATGAGGCCAAGAGTGTTTCCTCAGTCACCTCAA GCAGACGGAGATCAGTGCTACCCCAAGACATGAGCAAACCAGTGAACAAAAGATTGTCCCATGCAGTCAAGAGCTTGGACATGGTGCCCAAGAAAGGAAAA TTTGAAGACACAAACCGACCGAACAAGCAGTTTTACCAGATGATTGAAGAGTTCAGAGAGACCTTGGAAGTACTTCCTTTATCTCTGTCTGATTTG GTTGAAGCTCAtagaatttgtgtgtgtgttcgcaagCGTCCTCTCAACAATAAAG AGGTGACTAAGAACGATATTGATGTGGTTTCTATCCCTGGTAATGGAACGCTGCTCCTTCATGAGCCCAAGCAGAAAGTGGACCTGACAAAGTACCTTGACAACCAGGTCTTCCATTTTGACTACTCCTTTGACGAGTCATCCACCAATGACTTAGTGTACAG GTTCACTGCCAAGCCTCTTGTCCAGACCATCTTCGACGGTGGGATGGCAACTTGTTTTGCTTACGGACAAACTGGAAGTGGTAAAACTCAT ACAATGGGAGGAGATTTTTCAGGGAAAAGCCAGAACAGCGCGAAAGGGATCTATGCCATGGCAG CTCAGGATGTGTTCTCCCTCCTGAAGCAGAGGAGATATTCCAGTCTGGACCTGTGTCCCTACGTGACCTTCTTTGAGATCTACAACAGCAAG GTATTTGATCTGCTGAACAAGAAGGCCAAGCTGAGAGTGCTAGAGGATGAGAAACAACAGGTCCAGGTGGTCGGCCTGCAGGAGATGTACATTTCGTGTGCTGAAGACGTCATCAAGATGATTGAGATGGGCAGTGCATGCAG GACGTCCGGCCAGACGTCAGCCAATGCCAACTCGTCTCGCTCCCACGCTGTCCTGCAGGTGATCCTGCGAAGGAGGAACCAGGTGCACGGGAAGTTCTCCCTGGTGGACCTGGCAGGGAACGAGAGGGGCATTGACGTTCGCAGTAGCGACAGACAGACCCTCGTAGAGACGGCCGAGATCAACCGCAGCCTGCTGGCTCTCAAG GAATGCATTCGCTCCTTGGGGATGGACAGCCACCACATCCCCTTCAGGATGAGCAAGCTGACACAGGTACTCCGAGACTCCTTCATCGGCGAGAACTCCAGGACATGCATG ATTGCAATGGTGTCTCCTGGAATGTCCTCATGCGATTCCACTGTGAACACACTACGCTATGCAGACAG AGTGAAGGAACTGAATGGGACGTTAAAGATGAATGATGCGGATCTTCCCAAGAAGATTGATGAGATGGAAGTGGAGGACAGCTCCTCATCAGAAGAG GACTCCATTGTACCCATGACCGACGTGTATGAAGCCATATCCCAGGTTTctgagctggaggagagggtgcacGAGGAGTTGACG GGAGCAAGTAACATTATCAAGCTAATGGAGATGCCATCATATGACATTGAGGCTGGGGCGACCGATATTGTGGACTACGCAAGAAAATTACTGG aCACAGTCCTGGCATTGCAGTCTGCCATTGATGGAGAGCGACTGGCAAGGATGTCGCCCAAATCAGGTTATTGCTGA
- the LOC139550788 gene encoding kinesin-like protein KIF2C isoform X2, producing the protein MDSAMANHLVGVSVNIQRSDGRVHPANVKSVDSTKRTVMVEWFEKSVCRGKELEMNELWSLNEELFEHMKPTSIPAPPEKKFERRLRSSGVPAPSSLPLPRKSTRQTCLFRTLAPVSELAAKTKHDSLSSEYPPSVLKASGVPNRERKRNSQRPTAVLPPVNEALKENEAKSVSSVTSSRRRSVLPQDMSKPVNKRLSHAVKSLDMVPKKGKFEDTNRPNKQFYQMIEEFRETLEVLPLSLSDLVEAHRICVCVRKRPLNNKEVTKNDIDVVSIPGNGTLLLHEPKQKVDLTKYLDNQVFHFDYSFDESSTNDLVYRFTAKPLVQTIFDGGMATCFAYGQTGSGKTHTMGGDFSGKSQNSAKGIYAMAAQDVFSLLKQRRYSSLDLCPYVTFFEIYNSKVFDLLNKKAKLRVLEDEKQQVQVVGLQEMYISCAEDVIKMIEMGSACRTSGQTSANANSSRSHAVLQVILRRRNQVHGKFSLVDLAGNERGIDVRSSDRQTLVETAEINRSLLALKECIRSLGMDSHHIPFRMSKLTQVLRDSFIGENSRTCMIAMVSPGMSSCDSTVNTLRYADRVKELNGTLKMNDADLPKKIDEMEVEDSSSSEEDSIVPMTDVYEAISQVSELEERVHEELTGASNIIKLMEMPSYDIEAGATDIVDYARKLLDTVLALQSAIDGERLARMSPKSGYC; encoded by the exons ATGGATTCAGCTATGGCGAACCATCTTGTTGGGGTTTCAGTCAACATCCAAAGAAGCGATG GGCGAGTGCATCCTGCAAATGTCAAATCTGTGGATTCCACAAAGCGTACTGTAATGGTTGAATGGTTTGAGAAATCTGTATGCAGGGGAAAAGAG cttgaaatgaatgAATTATGGTCCCTGAACGAAGAGCTTTTTGAGCACATGAAACCAACTAGTATACCTGCGCCTCCAGAGAAG AAATTTGAACGCCGTCTTCGTTCATCCGGGGTCCCTGCTCCTTCCAGTC TTCCACTTCCAAGAAAGTCTACACGGCAGACATGCTTGTTCCGGACCCTTGCTCCTGTCTCTGAGCTTGCTGCTAAGACTAAGCATGACTCCCTGTCTTCAGAGTATCCACCCTCTGTCCTCAAAGCTTCAG GTGTGCCCAACCGAGAGAGGAAAAGGAACAGTCAGAGACCGACTGCTGTCCTGCCCCCAGTCAACGAGGCCCTGAAGGAGAATGAGGCCAAGAGTGTTTCCTCAGTCACCTCAA GCAGACGGAGATCAGTGCTACCCCAAGACATGAGCAAACCAGTGAACAAAAGATTGTCCCATGCAGTCAAGAGCTTGGACATGGTGCCCAAGAAAGGAAAA TTTGAAGACACAAACCGACCGAACAAGCAGTTTTACCAGATGATTGAAGAGTTCAGAGAGACCTTGGAAGTACTTCCTTTATCTCTGTCTGATTTG GTTGAAGCTCAtagaatttgtgtgtgtgttcgcaagCGTCCTCTCAACAATAAAG AGGTGACTAAGAACGATATTGATGTGGTTTCTATCCCTGGTAATGGAACGCTGCTCCTTCATGAGCCCAAGCAGAAAGTGGACCTGACAAAGTACCTTGACAACCAGGTCTTCCATTTTGACTACTCCTTTGACGAGTCATCCACCAATGACTTAGTGTACAG GTTCACTGCCAAGCCTCTTGTCCAGACCATCTTCGACGGTGGGATGGCAACTTGTTTTGCTTACGGACAAACTGGAAGTGGTAAAACTCAT ACAATGGGAGGAGATTTTTCAGGGAAAAGCCAGAACAGCGCGAAAGGGATCTATGCCATGGCAG CTCAGGATGTGTTCTCCCTCCTGAAGCAGAGGAGATATTCCAGTCTGGACCTGTGTCCCTACGTGACCTTCTTTGAGATCTACAACAGCAAG GTATTTGATCTGCTGAACAAGAAGGCCAAGCTGAGAGTGCTAGAGGATGAGAAACAACAGGTCCAGGTGGTCGGCCTGCAGGAGATGTACATTTCGTGTGCTGAAGACGTCATCAAGATGATTGAGATGGGCAGTGCATGCAG GACGTCCGGCCAGACGTCAGCCAATGCCAACTCGTCTCGCTCCCACGCTGTCCTGCAGGTGATCCTGCGAAGGAGGAACCAGGTGCACGGGAAGTTCTCCCTGGTGGACCTGGCAGGGAACGAGAGGGGCATTGACGTTCGCAGTAGCGACAGACAGACCCTCGTAGAGACGGCCGAGATCAACCGCAGCCTGCTGGCTCTCAAG GAATGCATTCGCTCCTTGGGGATGGACAGCCACCACATCCCCTTCAGGATGAGCAAGCTGACACAGGTACTCCGAGACTCCTTCATCGGCGAGAACTCCAGGACATGCATG ATTGCAATGGTGTCTCCTGGAATGTCCTCATGCGATTCCACTGTGAACACACTACGCTATGCAGACAG AGTGAAGGAACTGAATGGGACGTTAAAGATGAATGATGCGGATCTTCCCAAGAAGATTGATGAGATGGAAGTGGAGGACAGCTCCTCATCAGAAGAG GACTCCATTGTACCCATGACCGACGTGTATGAAGCCATATCCCAGGTTTctgagctggaggagagggtgcacGAGGAGTTGACG GGAGCAAGTAACATTATCAAGCTAATGGAGATGCCATCATATGACATTGAGGCTGGGGCGACCGATATTGTGGACTACGCAAGAAAATTACTGG aCACAGTCCTGGCATTGCAGTCTGCCATTGATGGAGAGCGACTGGCAAGGATGTCGCCCAAATCAGGTTATTGCTGA